The following DNA comes from Flavobacterium sp. N3904.
ATTCTATTGTTTTTGCTCAATCAAAAGCTACTGGAAAAGAAGTTATGATTCAGGGATTTCACTGGACTACTGATGTATCTGCCACCAAATGGTATGAAGTCATAAAAAGTAATTCAGCAACATTGCAAACAGCCGGCTTTGATGCCATTTGGCTTCCGCCTCCCAGTAAATCTACTGGAGGAATGGGTTATATACCAACAGTTTGGTATGATTTGAATAATGCTCAAGGCACCCAAGCTCAATTGGTATCTTTAATAACCGATCTGCATTCTAAAAATATTAAAGTAATTGCAGATATTGTTATTAATCACAGAGGAGGAACCTTAGGATGGTATGATTTTTCAACACCTTCTTGGAATACACCAACGGAAACTTGGTCTATTTGTAACAACTCCAACATCAGTGCTTCGGGGCAAAAAGGCACGGGTGCTGCAGATTATGATCCAGTAGCGGCGGGTTTAAAATCACCTGGTGAATCAGGATCATTCTCGGCAGCAAGAGATTTGGATCACTCTAATGTTGAAGTTAGAAACGGGATAAAAACTTGGATGAATTGGTTGAAAAATGACATTGGTTTTGATGGATGGCGTTATGATTTTGTACATGGCTATGACGGAAAATACCTAAAGGAATACAATGATGCTACCAATCCATATTTCTCTGTTGGAGAATTATTGGAAGGGGATAGAAATAGAATTGTAAAATGGTTGGATTACACTAAAGGTAGTGGAACTACGGCCTCTTCAACAGCTTTTGATTTCGCAACAAAAAAAACGTTGCAGGATGCTTTCAATCAAAATAATTTAAGCTACCTAAAAGATGGCTCTGGAAAAGCTTCAGGTTTGATTGGTGTTTGGCCATCAAATGCAGTTACTTTTTTAGATAATCACGATACAGGTCCAAAACCTTATGGTCAAGATCTGTGGATTTTTCCTGGTGATCAAGTCTTAAAAGGATATGCTTATATTCTAACTCATCCAGGTACGCCAATGGTTTGGTGGCCACATTATTTTAATTGGGGAATCAAGAATGAGATTGATGCTATGATTAAAATCAGAAAAGATAATGGACTTAGCAGTACATCGAATTTAAATATTGTAGCTGCAACAAACAATTTATATGCTGCCATTATTGATGATAAAGTAGCTATGAAATTAGGATCCGATAGTTGGTCGCCATCTGGAACTGGTTGGATTCTAAAATTATCTGGAACTGGTTTTGCAATTTGGGATAAGGGAACCGTTATAGATGTACCAAGCTTAACCAATTCTCAAGTTGGAGGCACATTTACTACAGGAACTACTGTAAATGTTGTACTAACAGCGAATAACACTTCTTCTACAATATATTATACTTTAGATGGCTCAGTTCCAACAACTGCATCGGCTTCTGCTGTTGGTACAAAGACTTTGGCAATTACAGCAAATACTACACTAAAGGCTTTTGTAAAAAATACAGCAAATGTCAGCTCTTCGGTTTATACAGAAACCTATACTTTTGGAGTTGCTCCAACTTTTACGGTCTATTTTAAAAAACCATCAACTTGGAATGCAGCTGTTAAAGTATATTATTGGACTCCAACTGGCACAGCTCCAGTAGTTGCATGGCCTGGAGTTGCTATGACGCAAGATTGTGGCGATTGGTATAAATATACATTTCCTTCTACTGTGAGTGCTACAAACTTATTATTTGATGACGGGACGTTAAAAACTGCAGATTTGACTGCAACCGCTGGAATCAAATATTATGATGCAGCATGGCTTATTTCAGAGCCTGCAAACAGATGTCCTAGTATTGCACCAGATTTTACAATCTCTCAAGCTGGTGGTACTTTTACAACAGGAACTACGATTACGACGGTTTTGACTGCAAATGAAACAACTTCCACAATTTATTATACATTAGACGGTACAGTTCCAACAACGGCTTCAGCTTCATCAGTTGGTACAAAAAGCTTAGCTATTACAAGTAATACTACTTTAAAAGCATTTGTAAAAAATACTGCCGGAGTATCCTCAACAATAAAAACAGAAGTTTATAATTTTGCGACTCCAACCACTTTTACCGTTTATTTCAAGAAACCATCAACTTGGAATTCTGCAGTGAAAGTATATTATTGGGCAACTACTGGCACAGCTCCTGTAGTAGCATGGCCTGGAGTTGCGATGACACAAGATTGCGGCGAGTGGTATAAGTTTACTTTTCCTTCTACTGTGAGTGCAACAAGCTTATTATTTAATGATGGGACGCTAAAAACTGCAGATTTGACTACTACAGCCGGAATCAAATATTATGATGCCGCATGGTTAGGTGCTGAACCTGCAAACAGATGTCCTGTAATTGCGCCAGATTT
Coding sequences within:
- a CDS encoding starch-binding protein; protein product: MKLKNYFSLLFIILLHSIVFAQSKATGKEVMIQGFHWTTDVSATKWYEVIKSNSATLQTAGFDAIWLPPPSKSTGGMGYIPTVWYDLNNAQGTQAQLVSLITDLHSKNIKVIADIVINHRGGTLGWYDFSTPSWNTPTETWSICNNSNISASGQKGTGAADYDPVAAGLKSPGESGSFSAARDLDHSNVEVRNGIKTWMNWLKNDIGFDGWRYDFVHGYDGKYLKEYNDATNPYFSVGELLEGDRNRIVKWLDYTKGSGTTASSTAFDFATKKTLQDAFNQNNLSYLKDGSGKASGLIGVWPSNAVTFLDNHDTGPKPYGQDLWIFPGDQVLKGYAYILTHPGTPMVWWPHYFNWGIKNEIDAMIKIRKDNGLSSTSNLNIVAATNNLYAAIIDDKVAMKLGSDSWSPSGTGWILKLSGTGFAIWDKGTVIDVPSLTNSQVGGTFTTGTTVNVVLTANNTSSTIYYTLDGSVPTTASASAVGTKTLAITANTTLKAFVKNTANVSSSVYTETYTFGVAPTFTVYFKKPSTWNAAVKVYYWTPTGTAPVVAWPGVAMTQDCGDWYKYTFPSTVSATNLLFDDGTLKTADLTATAGIKYYDAAWLISEPANRCPSIAPDFTISQAGGTFTTGTTITTVLTANETTSTIYYTLDGTVPTTASASSVGTKSLAITSNTTLKAFVKNTAGVSSTIKTEVYNFATPTTFTVYFKKPSTWNSAVKVYYWATTGTAPVVAWPGVAMTQDCGEWYKFTFPSTVSATSLLFNDGTLKTADLTTTAGIKYYDAAWLGAEPANRCPVIAPDLTILPAGGNYTTGNTVNVVLTANVNTSTIYYTLDGTTPSTSSASAIGTKTIAITANTTLKTFVKNTVGTASAVKTEVYNFSTVTTLTVYFKPPTTWTGVPKVHYWNAIPAGSVANTTWPGVAMVADVNGFYKYTITGPTSINLIFNNGSSGTANQTADLLNKTNGYSYTWGASTAKLGLKGTVETENTTVSIFPNPVSSLLQVSSSSAVSDYQITSFNGTLVQTGKAISNTIDVSNLSDGLYIIRIRFENGQELQQKIIKK